A genome region from Nocardioides cynanchi includes the following:
- a CDS encoding fatty acid desaturase family protein, whose protein sequence is MAISDVQEYTHLTTEEVEQLGRELDAIRAGIEESRGDADAAYINRMITVQRRLAAAARVTLMAGRWKPAWVAGTTMLGVAKILENMEIGHNVMHGQWDWMNDPEIHSSTWEWDTAQPAEQWKHSHNYVHHQFTNVLGHDNDIGYGILRMAREQRWHPANLGQPVYNAALALLFQWGVALHDLDLEAIRKREKDPKVMKRQLRQIGQKVRRQLAKDYVVYPALSGPGWQATVTANATANLMRNVWSYAIIFCGHFPDGALHFTEEELEDETRAEWYLRQLLGSANFTGSRLLHILSGSLGFQIEHHLFPDLPSNRYPEIAVEVRALCEKYDLPYTTGPLWKQYGQALRTILKLSLPNGMTSSDQPEPPTPPVSRGRLRDDQRPSRRLETGAWTRASA, encoded by the coding sequence ATGGCGATCAGCGACGTCCAGGAGTACACCCATCTGACCACCGAGGAGGTGGAGCAGCTCGGGCGCGAGCTCGACGCGATCCGCGCCGGGATCGAGGAGTCCCGCGGCGATGCCGACGCGGCGTACATCAACCGGATGATCACCGTGCAGCGGCGGCTGGCCGCCGCGGCCCGGGTCACCCTGATGGCCGGCCGGTGGAAGCCGGCATGGGTGGCCGGTACGACGATGCTCGGCGTCGCCAAGATCCTGGAGAACATGGAGATCGGCCACAACGTCATGCACGGCCAGTGGGACTGGATGAACGACCCGGAGATCCACTCCTCGACCTGGGAGTGGGACACCGCCCAGCCGGCCGAGCAGTGGAAGCACAGCCACAACTACGTGCACCACCAGTTCACCAACGTCCTGGGCCACGACAACGACATCGGCTACGGCATCCTGCGGATGGCGCGCGAGCAGCGGTGGCACCCGGCCAACCTCGGCCAGCCCGTCTACAACGCCGCGCTGGCACTGCTCTTCCAGTGGGGCGTCGCGCTGCACGACCTCGACCTCGAAGCGATCCGCAAGCGCGAGAAGGACCCGAAGGTGATGAAGCGGCAGCTGCGCCAGATCGGGCAGAAGGTGCGGCGCCAGCTGGCCAAGGACTATGTCGTCTACCCGGCCCTGAGCGGGCCCGGCTGGCAGGCGACGGTCACCGCGAACGCGACGGCCAACCTGATGCGCAACGTGTGGTCCTACGCGATCATCTTCTGCGGCCACTTCCCCGACGGTGCCCTGCACTTCACCGAGGAGGAGCTCGAGGACGAGACCCGCGCCGAGTGGTACCTCCGTCAGCTCCTCGGGTCGGCCAACTTCACCGGCAGCCGACTGCTGCACATCCTCTCGGGCAGCCTCGGCTTCCAGATCGAGCACCACCTGTTCCCGGACCTGCCGAGCAACCGCTATCCCGAGATCGCGGTCGAGGTGCGGGCGCTGTGCGAGAAGTACGACCTCCCGTACACGACCGGGCCGCTGTGGAAGCAGTACGGACAGGCGCTGCGCACGATCCTGAAGCTCTCGCTGCCCAACGGCATGACCTCCAGCGACCAGCCCGAGCCGCCGACCCCGCCGGTGTCCCGCGGGCGGCTCCGCGACGACCAGCGGCCCAGCCGCCGGCTCGAGACCGGCGCGTGGACCCGGGCCTCGGCATGA
- a CDS encoding ATP-dependent DNA ligase yields MDLPVMPPVRPMLAKSVKGIPDPAKYVVDGVGGLSFEPKWDGFRCLVFKDGDEVELASRNTKPLTRYFPEVAAAMREQLPDRCVLDGEIFVALRGADGGDRLEFETLQERIHPAKSRIDMLAETTPAGFVAFDLLALGDTSYVDQPFSRRRATLEQALAGLAGPCFLTKTTSDPAVAERWFHQFEGAGLDGVVAKPLNAPYAENARTMLKIKHERTADVVVAGYREHKTSTPERPLLGSLLLGLYDGAGGGGELQHVGVSASFTEARRAELIEQLQPLVVPIEEHPWGRWSEFLTANPDRVPGTQSRWSQGKDLSFTPLRPDLVIEVAYDHMEGRRFRHTAQFRRWRTDRDPESCGYDQLEEAASYDLTDVLGP; encoded by the coding sequence GCTGAGCTTCGAGCCCAAGTGGGACGGCTTCCGCTGCCTGGTCTTCAAGGACGGCGACGAGGTGGAGCTGGCCAGCCGCAACACCAAGCCGCTGACCCGCTACTTCCCCGAGGTGGCAGCGGCGATGCGCGAGCAGCTGCCCGACCGGTGCGTCCTCGACGGCGAGATCTTCGTGGCCCTGCGCGGCGCCGACGGCGGCGACCGGCTGGAGTTCGAGACGCTCCAGGAGCGGATCCACCCCGCCAAGAGCCGGATCGACATGCTGGCCGAGACGACGCCCGCGGGGTTCGTCGCGTTCGACCTCCTGGCGCTGGGCGACACGTCGTACGTCGACCAGCCGTTCTCCCGGCGTCGCGCGACGCTGGAGCAGGCTCTGGCCGGCCTGGCCGGCCCGTGCTTCCTGACCAAGACGACCAGCGACCCGGCCGTCGCGGAGCGCTGGTTCCACCAGTTCGAGGGCGCCGGCCTGGACGGCGTGGTCGCCAAGCCGCTCAACGCGCCGTACGCGGAGAACGCCCGCACCATGCTCAAGATCAAGCACGAGCGCACCGCCGACGTCGTGGTCGCCGGCTATCGCGAGCACAAGACCAGCACCCCGGAGCGGCCCCTGCTCGGCAGCCTGCTCCTCGGTCTGTACGACGGCGCCGGAGGCGGCGGCGAGCTCCAGCACGTGGGGGTCAGCGCCAGCTTCACCGAGGCCCGGCGGGCCGAGCTGATCGAGCAGCTCCAGCCGCTCGTCGTCCCCATCGAGGAGCACCCGTGGGGCCGCTGGTCGGAGTTCCTGACCGCCAACCCCGACCGGGTGCCGGGCACGCAGAGCCGGTGGAGCCAGGGCAAGGACCTCAGCTTCACGCCTCTGCGTCCCGACCTGGTGATCGAGGTGGCCTACGACCACATGGAGGGCCGCCGGTTCCGGCACACCGCGCAGTTCCGGCGCTGGCGCACCGACCGCGACCCCGAGAGCTGTGGCTACGACCAGCTCGAGGAGGCGGCGTCCTACGACCTGACCGACGTGCTCGGCCCGTGA
- a CDS encoding DUF4349 domain-containing protein, whose product MNPTRPRLAVAGVLTLVALTGCSGGGGSGSAAGGDTAGGAAADSVAASTPRLADGSVTGQALKAVQAYGTTSDVQQKAVIENGTVSISTPDPQHARDRVDLLLKRLHGTIDAEQTVYDKAGHIHDSHLVLRVPVARFRAAMRDVEGLGTVGHSSSTGRDVTTEVIDVQQRLKTLRISLHDLNAFQRQATGIDQLLRFENAITARRGQFQSLKAQRDHLLSETSMSTIDLDISVPVTHPVAVASHHRPAGFLTGLHRGWSALTGTVLVGLTGLGTVLPFALVLTVIGLPLWLWTRRTARHRPATPAPADGPAAD is encoded by the coding sequence ATGAACCCCACTCGTCCCCGCCTCGCCGTCGCCGGCGTGCTCACCCTCGTCGCGCTCACCGGCTGCAGCGGGGGCGGCGGGAGCGGGTCCGCGGCCGGCGGGGACACCGCCGGCGGGGCTGCCGCCGACAGCGTGGCTGCCTCCACGCCCCGCCTCGCCGACGGCAGCGTCACCGGGCAGGCCCTGAAGGCCGTCCAGGCCTACGGAACGACCTCGGACGTGCAGCAGAAGGCGGTGATCGAGAACGGCACCGTCTCGATCAGCACGCCCGACCCGCAGCACGCGCGCGACCGCGTCGACCTGCTGCTGAAGCGGCTGCACGGCACCATCGACGCCGAGCAGACCGTCTACGACAAGGCCGGACACATCCACGACTCGCACCTGGTGCTCCGGGTGCCGGTGGCGCGCTTCCGCGCGGCGATGCGCGACGTCGAGGGTCTCGGCACGGTCGGTCACTCCAGCAGCACCGGTAGGGACGTCACCACCGAGGTGATCGACGTCCAGCAGCGGCTCAAGACGCTGCGGATCAGCCTGCACGACCTCAACGCCTTCCAGCGCCAGGCCACCGGCATCGACCAGCTCCTGCGCTTCGAGAACGCGATCACCGCCCGCCGCGGCCAGTTCCAGTCGCTCAAGGCCCAACGCGACCACCTGCTCAGCGAGACCAGCATGTCCACCATCGACCTCGACATCTCGGTACCGGTGACGCACCCGGTGGCGGTCGCCTCGCACCACCGGCCCGCCGGATTCCTGACCGGCCTGCATCGCGGCTGGTCGGCCCTGACCGGGACGGTCCTGGTCGGGCTGACCGGGCTCGGCACCGTGCTGCCGTTCGCCCTGGTGCTGACCGTGATCGGCCTGCCGCTGTGGCTGTGGACCCGTCGTACGGCGCGCCACCGGCCGGCCACACCTGCACCGGCCGACGGGCCGGCCGCCGACTGA
- a CDS encoding ferredoxin reductase — MPLGEQVTSRVPWTRIRQAGTRLTTPLHPDDYLSLINPLWTARELRGRIERVDRETDDAATVVIRPGWGWRWDHRPGQYVGIGLQVGGKFHWRSYSISSPPVHAGRTLSITVRAMPEGFLSDHLVNGCEPGTIVRLAAPEGDFVLPDPPPARILFLVGGSGITPVMAMLRTLDRRGTMPDVVLHYSSTTPKRMIFRTELRELAERHESLTLIERHTDLDGMLALRDLDRVVPDWRARETWACGPAPMLDAAEEHWEQAGLEDDLHLERFSVELGGDGGEGGTITFRNSGKTVEVDGATTCLEAGESAGVGMPYGCRMGICHTCTLTMVDGTVRDLRSGAEFDQKNERVQTCVTVPVGDCTFDI, encoded by the coding sequence ATGCCGCTCGGGGAGCAGGTCACCTCACGCGTCCCGTGGACCCGGATCCGGCAGGCCGGCACCCGGCTGACCACGCCGTTGCACCCCGACGACTACCTGTCGCTGATCAACCCGCTGTGGACCGCCCGCGAGCTGCGGGGCCGGATCGAGCGGGTCGACCGCGAGACCGACGACGCCGCCACCGTGGTGATCCGGCCCGGGTGGGGCTGGCGTTGGGACCACCGTCCCGGTCAGTACGTCGGGATCGGGCTCCAGGTGGGAGGCAAGTTCCACTGGCGCAGCTACTCGATCAGCTCGCCGCCGGTGCATGCCGGGCGGACCCTGTCGATCACCGTGCGGGCGATGCCCGAGGGCTTTCTGTCCGACCACCTCGTCAACGGCTGCGAGCCGGGCACGATCGTGCGGCTGGCGGCTCCGGAGGGCGACTTCGTGCTCCCGGACCCGCCGCCGGCGAGGATCCTGTTCCTGGTCGGCGGCAGCGGGATCACCCCGGTGATGGCCATGCTGCGCACCCTCGACCGGCGCGGCACCATGCCCGACGTGGTCCTCCACTACTCCTCGACGACACCGAAGCGGATGATCTTCCGGACCGAGCTCCGGGAGCTCGCCGAGCGGCACGAGAGCCTGACCCTGATCGAGCGTCACACCGACCTCGACGGGATGCTCGCGCTGCGCGACCTCGACCGCGTCGTACCGGACTGGCGGGCGCGTGAGACCTGGGCGTGCGGGCCGGCCCCGATGCTCGACGCCGCTGAGGAGCACTGGGAGCAGGCCGGGCTCGAGGACGACCTGCACCTCGAGCGCTTCTCGGTCGAGCTCGGGGGCGACGGCGGCGAGGGCGGGACGATCACGTTCCGCAACTCGGGCAAGACCGTGGAGGTCGACGGGGCCACGACCTGTCTCGAGGCCGGGGAGTCCGCCGGCGTCGGCATGCCCTACGGCTGCCGGATGGGCATCTGCCACACCTGCACGCTGACCATGGTCGACGGCACGGTCCGCGACCTGCGCAGCGGGGCCGAGTTCGACCAGAAGAACGAGCGCGTCCAGACCTGCGTCACCGTCCCCGTCGGGGACTGCACGTTCGACATCTGA
- a CDS encoding glycosyltransferase, with product MDARQPDPTGPMRLSVVMATFEGETYLPEMLDSLATQTRLPDELVVRDDGSSDATVAIVEDFAGRAPFPVRVLTGERLGYAQNFVSASRACTGDLIFFADQDDSWRPAKLETVAAAAQVDRSEALFHDFALMSGDGAELAPSYYSLLAGKGFGPAVALKGCTMAVTRRFVETWGWPAPDTSVSHDFWVALLATAFGQRRNLDAVLIDHRLHDSNTSGWIPDASSRVFTEAGVPAGDVDVLIDLVVKRPRLRGWTRAFLDAAESPGGQVDPAAARQLQRSLRTNRRRHRAARG from the coding sequence ATGGACGCCCGGCAACCGGACCCTACGGGGCCGATGCGCCTGTCGGTGGTGATGGCCACGTTCGAGGGCGAGACCTACCTGCCCGAGATGCTCGACAGTCTGGCCACCCAGACCCGGCTGCCCGACGAGCTCGTGGTGCGTGACGACGGCTCCTCCGACGCGACGGTCGCGATCGTCGAGGACTTCGCCGGGCGGGCGCCGTTCCCGGTGAGGGTGCTGACCGGGGAGCGCCTCGGCTACGCGCAGAACTTCGTCTCGGCGAGCCGGGCGTGCACCGGCGACCTGATCTTCTTCGCCGACCAGGACGACTCGTGGCGGCCGGCCAAGCTCGAGACGGTCGCGGCTGCGGCGCAGGTCGACCGCAGCGAGGCGCTCTTCCACGACTTCGCGCTCATGTCGGGGGACGGCGCCGAGCTTGCGCCGTCGTACTACAGCCTCCTGGCGGGAAAGGGTTTCGGACCCGCGGTCGCGTTGAAGGGCTGCACGATGGCGGTGACCCGCAGGTTCGTCGAGACCTGGGGCTGGCCGGCTCCCGACACCTCGGTCTCGCACGACTTCTGGGTGGCGCTGCTCGCGACCGCCTTCGGGCAGCGGCGCAACCTCGACGCCGTCCTGATCGACCACCGGCTCCATGACAGCAACACCTCGGGGTGGATCCCCGACGCGTCGTCCCGGGTGTTCACCGAGGCGGGCGTGCCGGCCGGCGACGTCGACGTGCTGATCGACCTGGTCGTGAAGCGGCCCCGGCTGCGAGGCTGGACGCGGGCCTTCCTGGACGCCGCCGAGAGCCCGGGCGGACAGGTCGACCCGGCGGCCGCCCGGCAGCTGCAGCGCAGCCTGCGCACCAACCGCCGCCGGCACCGCGCCGCCCGCGGCTGA
- the hemQ gene encoding hydrogen peroxide-dependent heme synthase produces MTSTPDGSTPATSNAARTREINEMTRYTMWSVFRLDRPLGGEGESDRVAEAVEVDDLFGKLAADDVVVRGTYDVAGLRADADLMVWWHAPTSEQLQDAYHRFRRTAFGRRLAPVWSQMALHRPAEFNKSHVPAFLADEDAKAHLCVYPFVRSYEWYLLEETERRRLLAEHGQLARGYPDVRANTVNSFALGDYEWILAFEADDLGRIVDLMRHLRGSETRRHVREEIPFYTGARTPVADLLARLP; encoded by the coding sequence ATGACCAGCACGCCCGACGGATCGACTCCGGCCACGAGCAACGCGGCCCGGACCCGCGAGATCAACGAGATGACCCGCTACACCATGTGGTCGGTCTTCCGCCTCGACCGGCCCCTGGGTGGCGAGGGGGAGTCCGACCGGGTCGCCGAGGCGGTCGAGGTCGACGACCTCTTCGGCAAGCTCGCCGCGGACGACGTGGTGGTGCGGGGCACCTACGACGTGGCCGGCCTACGCGCCGACGCCGACCTCATGGTCTGGTGGCACGCTCCGACCAGCGAGCAGCTCCAGGACGCCTACCACCGCTTCCGCCGGACGGCGTTCGGTCGCCGCCTCGCCCCGGTCTGGTCGCAGATGGCCTTGCACCGGCCCGCGGAGTTCAACAAGAGCCACGTGCCGGCGTTCCTGGCCGACGAGGACGCCAAGGCCCACCTGTGCGTCTACCCGTTCGTGCGCTCCTACGAGTGGTACCTCCTCGAGGAGACCGAGCGTCGCCGGCTCCTCGCCGAGCACGGCCAGCTCGCCCGCGGCTATCCCGACGTACGGGCCAACACCGTCAACAGCTTCGCGCTGGGTGACTACGAGTGGATCCTGGCGTTCGAGGCCGACGACCTCGGTCGGATCGTCGACCTGATGCGGCACCTGCGCGGCTCGGAGACCCGGCGCCACGTGCGCGAGGAGATCCCGTTCTACACCGGCGCCCGGACTCCGGTCGCCGACCTCCTCGCCCGCCTCCCGTAG
- a CDS encoding DNA polymerase domain-containing protein: MPKTPAAEVVVPGPDGDRAVRVSSPDRVIYEATERTPEVTKLMVAEYVASVGDGLMRALRDRPTALERWTSGVRPGMKLATGPQDKNADAFYQKRVPQGAPDYLEAVEITFPSGRKAEEICPTEIAVPVWCAHMGALTFHPWPVRRDDVDRPDELRIDLDPQPGTTFTDAVRVAGVARELLEELGLRGFAKTSGNRGVHVFVRIEPRWEFVDVRHAAIGFGRELEQRDDGVTTAWWKEERGQRIFVDFNQNCRDRTIASAYSLRPIPGAPVSTPMSWEELAGVTDPGEFNLFTVPERIADGDPWAGIDDEHYSIEPLLALFEEQGAVELNYPPDYPKMPGEPPRVQPSKKVAAHWDAEGNRVTE, from the coding sequence ATGCCCAAGACACCCGCCGCGGAGGTCGTGGTCCCCGGTCCGGACGGAGACCGGGCGGTGCGGGTGAGCAGCCCGGACCGGGTGATCTACGAGGCGACCGAGCGCACGCCCGAGGTGACCAAGCTGATGGTCGCGGAGTACGTCGCGAGCGTCGGCGACGGCCTGATGCGTGCGCTGCGCGACCGGCCGACGGCCCTGGAGCGGTGGACCTCCGGCGTCCGGCCGGGCATGAAGCTGGCCACCGGTCCGCAGGACAAGAACGCCGACGCGTTCTACCAGAAGCGTGTGCCCCAAGGAGCCCCCGACTACCTCGAAGCGGTCGAGATCACGTTCCCGAGCGGCCGGAAGGCCGAGGAGATCTGCCCGACCGAGATCGCCGTGCCGGTCTGGTGCGCCCACATGGGTGCCCTGACCTTCCACCCCTGGCCGGTCCGCCGCGACGACGTCGACCGGCCCGACGAGCTGCGGATCGACCTCGACCCCCAGCCCGGTACGACGTTCACCGACGCCGTCCGCGTCGCCGGCGTCGCGCGCGAGCTGCTCGAGGAGCTCGGCCTGCGTGGCTTCGCCAAGACCAGCGGCAACCGCGGCGTCCACGTCTTCGTCCGGATCGAGCCGCGCTGGGAGTTCGTCGACGTCCGGCACGCGGCGATCGGGTTCGGCCGCGAGCTGGAGCAGCGCGACGACGGGGTGACCACGGCCTGGTGGAAGGAGGAGCGGGGGCAGCGGATCTTCGTCGACTTCAACCAGAACTGCCGCGACCGCACCATCGCCTCGGCGTACTCCCTGCGCCCGATCCCCGGCGCGCCGGTGTCGACCCCGATGTCGTGGGAGGAGCTGGCCGGCGTCACCGACCCCGGGGAGTTCAACCTGTTCACGGTGCCGGAGCGGATCGCCGACGGCGACCCGTGGGCCGGCATCGACGACGAGCACTACTCGATCGAGCCGCTGCTCGCGCTGTTCGAGGAGCAGGGGGCGGTGGAGCTCAACTACCCGCCGGACTACCCCAAGATGCCCGGCGAGCCCCCGCGCGTGCAGCCGAGCAAGAAGGTCGCCGCGCACTGGGACGCCGAGGGCAACCGGGTCACCGAGTAG
- the hemE gene encoding uroporphyrinogen decarboxylase, with protein sequence MTSPADSVFLRAARGESVPHTPVWFMRQAGRSLPEYLELRKGVGMLESCMNPDLVTEITLQPVRRYGVDAAIFFSDIVLPLKAVGVDLDIKPGVGPVVAAPVRTLADVAAIPDLTPEHVPFITTAITNLVGELGATPLIGFAGAPFTVASYLVEGGPSKEHAKTKAMMFGAPDVWDALMRKIAGIAAAYLEVQVRAGASAVQLFDSWAGALTPQDYRASVMPHSARVLAAAGELGVPRIHFGVGTGSLLGLMGEAGADVVGVDWRMPLADAIPLVGDRVVQGNLDPTLVFAPTEVMTARAAEIIEAGRAAKGHIFNLGHGVIPSTDPDQLARLTEFVQGY encoded by the coding sequence ATGACCTCCCCGGCCGACAGTGTCTTCCTCCGTGCCGCGCGCGGGGAGTCCGTGCCCCACACCCCGGTGTGGTTCATGCGCCAGGCGGGCCGGTCGCTGCCGGAGTACCTCGAGCTCCGCAAGGGCGTCGGGATGCTCGAGTCCTGCATGAACCCCGACCTGGTCACCGAGATCACCCTCCAGCCCGTCCGCCGGTACGGCGTCGACGCGGCCATCTTCTTCTCCGACATCGTGCTGCCGCTCAAGGCGGTCGGGGTCGACCTGGACATCAAGCCGGGCGTCGGGCCGGTGGTGGCCGCGCCGGTGCGGACCCTCGCCGACGTCGCGGCGATCCCCGACCTGACGCCGGAGCACGTCCCCTTCATCACCACCGCGATCACCAACCTGGTCGGCGAGCTGGGTGCGACGCCCCTGATCGGCTTCGCCGGGGCACCGTTCACCGTCGCGTCGTACCTCGTCGAGGGCGGTCCGTCGAAGGAGCACGCGAAGACCAAGGCCATGATGTTCGGCGCCCCCGACGTCTGGGACGCGCTGATGCGCAAGATCGCCGGGATCGCGGCGGCCTACCTCGAGGTGCAGGTCCGGGCCGGGGCGTCTGCGGTCCAGCTCTTCGACTCGTGGGCCGGCGCGCTCACCCCGCAGGACTACCGCGCCTCGGTGATGCCGCACTCCGCGCGGGTCCTGGCCGCGGCCGGCGAGCTCGGCGTGCCGCGGATCCACTTCGGCGTCGGCACCGGGAGCCTGCTCGGGCTGATGGGCGAGGCGGGCGCCGACGTGGTCGGCGTCGACTGGCGGATGCCGCTGGCCGACGCGATCCCGCTGGTGGGAGACCGCGTGGTGCAGGGCAACCTCGACCCCACCCTGGTCTTCGCCCCCACCGAGGTGATGACCGCCCGCGCCGCGGAGATCATCGAGGCCGGCCGGGCGGCCAAGGGCCACATCTTCAACCTCGGCCACGGGGTCATCCCGTCCACCGACCCCGACCAGCTCGCCCGGCTCACCGAGTTCGTCCAGGGCTACTGA
- a CDS encoding MauE/DoxX family redox-associated membrane protein, translated as MPSAPLVVPPLLLIVILVVSAVAKLRDPGDTGAVFVMLELPRVLLRLKAHRLLPYGELVAAGLLLLLPGTWYLAAATLVLLLFLAYLVVVARALTFPYPLICGCFGELGLGWITRRTLVRNSLLVGIALVTWVDALQHHGPDDGLLRRLEHLGQGWWWLGGVALAVLTTGMVLLEGDPPAALPTDDDEYVPVPVPYGVVDGPDGPGALWGLTATAARLLVFYNPGDEHADDLIARVPSWQEQLGPVVVHLVGATQWSVLSRHRPDLGPLLLGDPDGETRRRLGVTELPGAVLLGTDRYLAGGPVSGLEDIDDLVAAAAEQIQAAASPAP; from the coding sequence GTGCCCAGCGCGCCCCTCGTCGTACCTCCGCTCCTGCTGATCGTGATCCTGGTGGTCAGCGCGGTGGCCAAGCTCCGCGACCCGGGCGACACCGGCGCGGTGTTCGTGATGCTCGAGCTGCCGAGGGTGCTGCTGCGGCTCAAGGCGCACCGGCTCCTGCCGTACGGCGAGCTGGTCGCGGCCGGGCTGCTGCTCCTGCTCCCCGGCACCTGGTACCTCGCCGCGGCCACCCTCGTCCTGCTGCTCTTCCTGGCCTACCTCGTCGTCGTGGCCCGCGCCCTGACCTTCCCCTACCCGCTGATCTGTGGCTGCTTCGGCGAGCTCGGGCTGGGCTGGATCACCCGCCGGACGCTGGTCCGCAACTCGCTGCTGGTGGGGATCGCACTCGTCACCTGGGTGGACGCCCTGCAGCACCACGGTCCGGACGACGGGCTGCTCCGACGTCTGGAGCACCTCGGCCAGGGCTGGTGGTGGCTGGGCGGGGTCGCCCTGGCCGTGCTGACGACCGGGATGGTGCTGCTGGAGGGCGACCCGCCGGCCGCGCTCCCGACGGACGACGACGAGTACGTGCCGGTGCCGGTGCCGTACGGCGTCGTCGACGGCCCCGACGGCCCCGGCGCCCTGTGGGGGCTCACCGCCACGGCCGCCCGGCTCCTCGTCTTCTACAACCCCGGCGACGAGCACGCCGACGACCTGATCGCCCGGGTGCCGTCCTGGCAGGAACAGCTGGGGCCGGTGGTCGTCCACCTGGTCGGGGCGACGCAGTGGTCGGTCCTGAGCCGACACCGACCCGACCTGGGCCCGCTGCTGCTCGGTGACCCCGATGGCGAGACCCGCCGCCGGCTGGGCGTCACCGAGCTGCCGGGGGCGGTGCTGCTCGGCACCGACCGCTACCTCGCGGGCGGTCCGGTGTCCGGGCTCGAGGACATCGACGACCTCGTCGCGGCTGCGGCCGAGCAGATCCAGGCCGCGGCCTCCCCCGCCCCCTAG
- the msrB gene encoding peptide-methionine (R)-S-oxide reductase MsrB, with translation MGYQVEKTDEEWRQELTPEEYAVLRKAGTERPFVGEYTDTETKGVYRCKACQAELFESGTKFHSGCGWPSFYQPITDTVEYIEDTTLGMKRVEVRCANCGSHLGHVFPDGYGTPTGDRFCINSISLTLEPADKPATTA, from the coding sequence ATGGGTTACCAGGTGGAGAAGACCGACGAGGAGTGGCGCCAGGAGCTCACTCCCGAGGAGTACGCCGTGCTGCGCAAGGCGGGCACGGAGCGGCCGTTCGTCGGGGAGTACACCGACACCGAGACCAAGGGCGTCTACCGCTGCAAGGCCTGCCAGGCCGAGCTGTTCGAGTCCGGCACGAAGTTCCACTCCGGCTGCGGCTGGCCGAGCTTCTACCAGCCGATCACCGACACCGTGGAGTACATCGAGGACACCACCCTCGGCATGAAGCGGGTCGAGGTGCGCTGTGCGAACTGCGGCTCCCACCTCGGGCACGTGTTCCCCGACGGCTACGGCACGCCGACCGGCGACCGCTTCTGCATCAACTCGATCTCGCTGACGCTCGAGCCCGCCGACAAGCCCGCGACGACCGCCTGA
- a CDS encoding glycoside hydrolase family 3 N-terminal domain-containing protein — MRSSRRRTTAGLALVLSVAALATAGLDRASQAQPGSLTTSTCTTARVLAHWSVRRLAEQTVIVPVDENHVAAISAEIADGAGGVILFGSSAPPDLAARLAALAARAPGGIGPLVMTDEEGGTVQRMANLVGSMPSARRMARTMTAAQITALAHRTGGRMAAAGVGMDLAPVLDLDDRPGPSATNADGTRSFSVHRAVTTSDGLAFAHGLELGGVVPVVKHFPGLGGASGNTDVTAATTKPWSRLRRDGLRPFAAAIRAGIPAVMVTNAVVPGLTVRPASLSPAAVHRLLRTRLGFSGLVLPDSLSAAAVRAAGFDVPRAAVQALRVGEDMALFNAAPDDVAGTTRRVVQAVVDAVGSGQLSRSRLTTAVRHVLHVKRLDLCSLQQVGSGATR; from the coding sequence ATGCGCAGCAGCCGACGCCGTACGACGGCTGGACTGGCGCTGGTGCTCTCCGTCGCCGCCCTGGCCACGGCCGGCCTGGACCGCGCGAGCCAGGCCCAGCCCGGCAGCCTGACCACGAGCACCTGCACCACGGCGCGGGTGCTGGCCCACTGGAGCGTCCGCCGACTCGCCGAGCAGACCGTGATCGTGCCGGTCGACGAGAACCACGTCGCCGCCATCTCGGCCGAGATCGCCGACGGTGCCGGCGGCGTGATCCTCTTCGGCTCGTCGGCTCCCCCCGACCTGGCCGCCAGACTGGCGGCACTGGCCGCGCGGGCTCCCGGTGGCATCGGCCCCCTGGTGATGACCGACGAGGAGGGTGGGACCGTCCAGCGGATGGCCAACCTGGTCGGCTCGATGCCCTCGGCGCGACGGATGGCGCGCACGATGACCGCCGCGCAGATCACGGCACTCGCGCACCGGACGGGCGGCCGGATGGCGGCGGCCGGGGTCGGGATGGATCTGGCTCCGGTGCTCGACCTGGACGACCGGCCGGGCCCGAGCGCGACGAACGCGGACGGCACGCGGTCCTTCAGCGTGCACCGCGCGGTGACCACGTCGGACGGTCTGGCGTTCGCCCACGGGCTCGAGCTCGGTGGCGTCGTACCGGTCGTCAAGCACTTTCCGGGCCTCGGTGGCGCGTCGGGCAACACCGACGTGACGGCGGCGACGACCAAGCCCTGGTCGCGGCTGCGCAGGGACGGCCTACGCCCCTTCGCCGCCGCGATCCGGGCCGGGATCCCGGCGGTGATGGTGACCAACGCCGTTGTACCAGGGCTGACCGTCCGACCCGCCAGCCTGTCGCCCGCGGCCGTGCACCGCCTGCTGCGGACCCGGCTCGGCTTCTCGGGCCTGGTGCTGCCCGACTCGCTGTCGGCGGCCGCCGTAAGGGCGGCGGGCTTCGACGTGCCTCGCGCCGCCGTGCAGGCGCTGCGCGTCGGGGAGGACATGGCGCTGTTCAACGCCGCGCCCGACGACGTGGCCGGCACCACTCGCCGGGTCGTGCAGGCCGTGGTCGACGCCGTGGGGTCCGGACAGCTGTCGAGGTCTCGGCTCACCACCGCGGTCCGGCACGTGCTCCACGTGAAGCGGCTCGACCTGTGCAGCCTCCAGCAGGTCGGCAGCGGCGCTACTCGGTGA